A region from the Aquimarina sp. ERC-38 genome encodes:
- a CDS encoding PIG-L deacetylase family protein, translated as MNILAISPHLDDAVFSVGGLLHKAVKKGWDCSVITCFTESVLHPTGFALQCQTDKGLAIEVDYMKLRRQEDKEACKLLGLDYQWLSFKEAPHRGYMEPKALFQQLLPEDTIHHDLEKKLNTIICEKKPDIILFPYGIGNHVDHQQVVKAVKNLKQEFPKIRFYQWFDEPYYSKVTNSKEFKEQTTRFEMDKELLNIKALEFNVTSEFEEKALACKAYTSQFNFQFKEERLLYEVFDFARNDTGSGSRYVERLVQS; from the coding sequence ATGAATATTCTTGCTATTTCTCCTCATTTGGATGATGCGGTATTTTCCGTTGGGGGTCTTTTACATAAAGCAGTAAAGAAAGGCTGGGATTGTTCGGTAATTACTTGTTTTACGGAATCTGTTTTACATCCTACTGGTTTTGCTTTACAGTGTCAAACGGATAAAGGTTTGGCCATAGAAGTGGATTATATGAAATTGCGAAGGCAAGAGGATAAAGAAGCCTGTAAACTTTTAGGTTTGGATTATCAATGGTTGTCATTTAAGGAAGCCCCACACCGGGGTTATATGGAACCGAAAGCTTTATTTCAACAACTATTACCAGAAGATACCATTCATCATGATTTGGAGAAGAAACTTAATACTATAATTTGTGAGAAAAAGCCGGACATAATTTTATTTCCTTACGGAATTGGAAATCATGTAGATCACCAACAGGTGGTGAAAGCTGTTAAAAACCTTAAACAGGAATTTCCCAAAATCCGTTTTTACCAGTGGTTTGATGAACCATATTATTCAAAAGTCACCAATTCTAAGGAATTTAAAGAACAAACTACACGATTTGAAATGGATAAAGAATTACTAAATATAAAAGCTTTAGAATTTAATGTAACCTCTGAATTTGAAGAGAAAGCCTTAGCTTGTAAAGCCTATACGTCTCAATTTAACTTTCAGTTTAAAGAAGAACGTTTACTGTATGAAGTTTTTGACTTCGCTAGAAATGATACTGGTTCAGGTTCAAGATATGTAGAACGTTTGGTTCAAAGTTAA
- a CDS encoding YcaO-like family protein has protein sequence MLEKALQLYKEHLPEGYLENFRIDSIDHLGVPIYDTTLYTDQGKDMFNGVGYGKTPVEAEIGAFGELYEGYYNTKNVKNLSKKEASYREMITEFGEKNIIDPLTLVLSAGSTYSPELPLQWTQIQHWTTKKSVWVPVEFISNRNGDTYYDNQLIRSITNGCGAGDTWERAVLHGVLELLQRDGNADSFRALDKGKVIELDQVDEEVKELLQDLRSKGLEVIPKLARITAGCISVYAVGLDSSQEDFSLSAAACGEAADPSYNVALRKAILECASSHTRKLFAHSPYQRKKQIVPEGYWERNVEAINLDSEENRALKAMTNWISSDKKYIEELLQDTVYSQKETVKASSLPDFKFDNLKDKLEYVISKLKEEDLEVYYLPCTSEDAPIKVAKVVIPGIEMELGSYHRIGYRGIKRLLEENSELISNTPGEGKLQILVSQEQQIALGQPYFLEVNKLDEIIDPLYPLYREPTANAAPLALETNYFDN, from the coding sequence ATGTTAGAAAAAGCACTACAACTATATAAAGAACATTTACCCGAAGGCTATCTGGAAAACTTTAGGATCGATAGCATAGACCATTTAGGGGTTCCTATTTATGATACCACTCTATATACCGATCAGGGGAAAGATATGTTTAACGGAGTGGGTTACGGTAAAACTCCGGTCGAAGCCGAAATCGGAGCCTTTGGAGAATTATATGAAGGATATTACAACACCAAAAACGTAAAAAATCTTTCTAAAAAAGAAGCTTCATATCGTGAAATGATTACTGAATTTGGAGAGAAAAATATAATTGATCCGCTTACCCTGGTTTTGTCAGCAGGTTCTACCTATAGTCCTGAATTACCTCTGCAATGGACACAAATCCAGCATTGGACAACAAAGAAAAGTGTGTGGGTTCCCGTAGAATTTATAAGTAATCGAAACGGCGATACGTATTATGACAATCAGTTAATCCGATCGATTACCAATGGTTGCGGAGCAGGAGATACCTGGGAAAGAGCCGTTTTACATGGAGTATTGGAATTACTACAACGGGATGGGAATGCAGACAGTTTTAGGGCTTTGGATAAAGGAAAAGTGATTGAACTGGATCAGGTAGATGAAGAAGTTAAAGAATTATTACAAGATTTACGTAGCAAAGGATTAGAAGTTATCCCAAAATTGGCCCGGATTACTGCAGGTTGCATAAGTGTATATGCCGTAGGCCTAGATTCTTCTCAGGAAGACTTTTCCTTAAGTGCAGCGGCTTGCGGAGAAGCGGCAGACCCAAGTTATAACGTAGCCCTACGAAAAGCCATTCTGGAATGTGCTTCTTCACATACCCGAAAATTATTTGCCCATAGTCCGTACCAGCGTAAAAAGCAAATTGTACCAGAAGGGTACTGGGAACGTAATGTGGAAGCAATTAATTTGGACAGCGAAGAAAATCGGGCTTTAAAAGCAATGACCAACTGGATTTCTTCGGATAAAAAATATATTGAAGAATTACTTCAAGATACAGTGTATAGCCAAAAAGAAACCGTAAAAGCCTCTTCTTTACCTGATTTTAAATTTGATAATTTAAAAGATAAACTGGAATATGTTATTTCTAAATTAAAAGAAGAAGATTTGGAAGTGTACTATTTACCTTGTACTTCTGAAGATGCCCCTATCAAAGTGGCAAAAGTAGTAATTCCAGGTATCGAAATGGAATTGGGGAGTTACCATCGTATTGGATATCGGGGTATCAAACGACTATTAGAAGAGAATAGTGAATTGATTAGTAATACACCGGGAGAAGGAAAGTTACAAATACTAGTATCGCAAGAACAGCAAATTGCATTAGGGCAACCGTATTTCCTGGAAGTAAATAAACTAGACGAAATCATTGATCCATTATATCCTTTGTATCGCGAACCTACGGCAAACGCTGCACCTTTAGCATTGGAGACTAATTATTTTGATAATTAA
- the trpB gene encoding tryptophan synthase subunit beta, producing the protein MTYNVNEKGYYGDFGGAYIPEMLYPNVEELRANYLRIMNEPSFQEEFDQLLKDYVGRPTPLYFAKRLSEKYKTKVYLKREDLCHTGAHKVNNTIGQILMAKKLGKNRIIAETGAGQHGVATATVCALMGIECIVYMGAIDIKRQAPNVARMKMLGAEVRPAMSGSRTLKDATNEAIRDWINNPVDTHYIIGSAIGPHPYPDMVTRFQSIISKEIKWQLQEKEGRELPDYVVACIGGGSNAAGTYYHFLEEPSVVIIAVEAAGKGVDSGESAATSQLGKEGIIHGCKTLLMQTPDGQITEPYSISAGLDYPGVGPLHSHLHRSGRGEFFSVTDDDAMTAGLELSQLEGIIPAIETSHALAIFEDKKFKPEDIVVINLSGRGDKDLNTYIDYFKL; encoded by the coding sequence ATGACATATAATGTAAATGAAAAAGGATATTACGGGGATTTTGGCGGAGCCTATATTCCTGAAATGTTATATCCTAATGTAGAAGAATTACGGGCTAATTATTTGCGTATTATGAACGAACCTTCGTTTCAGGAAGAGTTCGATCAGTTATTAAAAGATTACGTGGGCCGCCCCACCCCATTATATTTCGCAAAACGATTATCCGAAAAATACAAGACAAAAGTATACCTAAAACGTGAAGACCTTTGCCATACCGGAGCACATAAAGTCAACAATACGATTGGTCAAATCTTAATGGCAAAAAAACTAGGTAAAAACCGCATTATTGCCGAAACCGGGGCGGGTCAGCACGGAGTTGCCACTGCTACCGTTTGCGCATTAATGGGTATTGAATGTATTGTATATATGGGCGCTATTGATATCAAACGTCAAGCCCCCAATGTCGCCCGAATGAAAATGCTTGGTGCTGAAGTTCGCCCGGCTATGTCCGGAAGCAGAACGCTTAAAGATGCTACAAATGAAGCTATCCGGGACTGGATTAACAACCCGGTAGATACACATTATATTATCGGTTCGGCCATTGGCCCGCATCCTTACCCAGATATGGTTACCCGTTTTCAGTCTATTATATCTAAAGAGATTAAATGGCAGTTACAAGAAAAAGAAGGAAGAGAACTACCCGATTACGTGGTAGCCTGTATTGGTGGAGGTAGTAACGCTGCCGGCACCTATTACCATTTCTTAGAAGAGCCGAGCGTTGTGATTATTGCTGTAGAAGCTGCTGGAAAAGGAGTGGATAGTGGCGAAAGTGCCGCTACTTCACAATTAGGAAAAGAAGGGATTATCCACGGATGCAAAACCTTATTAATGCAAACGCCTGACGGACAAATTACCGAACCCTATTCCATTTCAGCTGGATTGGATTACCCGGGTGTAGGGCCGCTACATTCGCATTTACACCGTTCCGGGCGTGGGGAGTTCTTTTCGGTAACAGATGATGATGCTATGACCGCCGGATTAGAATTATCGCAATTAGAAGGGATCATCCCAGCCATCGAAACCTCTCATGCCCTGGCTATTTTTGAAGACAAGAAATTTAAACCTGAGGATATCGTAGTCATCAACCTATCCGGACGGGGAGATAAAGATTTGAATACGTATATTGATTATTTTAAACTCTGA
- the trpA gene encoding tryptophan synthase subunit alpha: MNRINTKLNEDKKLLSIYFTAGYPSLHDTKKIIEDLEENGVDMIEIGLPFSDPLADGPTIQESSTAALKNGMTTQLLFEQLKDIRKTVSIPLIMMGYFNPMMQYGVEAFCKKCQEIGIDGLIIPDLPVNEYHEHYQDTFEKYGLINVFLITPQTSEERIRFIDSVSNGFIYMVSSASVTGGTSGFGNTQETYFKRIANMNLKAPQVVGFGIKDAETFRQATKTGKGAIIGSAFIKNLTDNGVASIKQFIETIR; encoded by the coding sequence ATGAACAGAATAAACACAAAATTAAACGAAGACAAAAAGTTATTATCCATTTATTTTACCGCCGGATATCCTTCGTTACATGATACCAAAAAAATTATTGAAGACCTGGAAGAAAACGGGGTAGATATGATTGAAATCGGATTGCCTTTTAGTGATCCCTTAGCTGACGGGCCTACCATTCAGGAAAGTTCAACCGCTGCTTTAAAAAACGGAATGACAACCCAACTTCTTTTTGAGCAATTAAAAGATATCCGGAAAACAGTTTCCATCCCGCTTATCATGATGGGCTACTTTAATCCCATGATGCAATATGGTGTAGAAGCTTTTTGTAAAAAATGTCAGGAAATTGGTATTGACGGACTAATTATCCCCGACCTTCCAGTAAATGAATATCACGAACACTACCAGGACACTTTTGAGAAATACGGTTTGATTAATGTATTTCTGATCACTCCACAAACTTCCGAAGAACGTATTCGATTTATTGATAGTGTTTCTAACGGATTTATTTATATGGTGAGTTCAGCAAGTGTCACTGGTGGTACGTCCGGTTTTGGAAATACCCAGGAGACCTATTTTAAACGTATTGCCAATATGAATTTAAAAGCTCCACAAGTAGTAGGTTTTGGTATTAAAGATGCCGAAACCTTTCGGCAAGCCACTAAAACCGGAAAAGGAGCTATTATAGGTTCGGCATTTATAAAAAATCTAACAGATAACGGGGTAGCTAGTATTAAACAGTTTATTGAAACTATACGATAA
- a CDS encoding sugar phosphate isomerase/epimerase family protein produces MALRYAYNTNGCNNHRLYDALDLIAEAGYSGIALTLDWHHLDPFADNWEIQTQKLKRRLDELGLGSVIETGARFLLNPKQKHEPTLINPTQEGRAYRVRFLKRAVYIAKILESETVSFWAGVLSDDVSKEEGLSYLKEGITEVAKYASEQGVVISVEPEPGMLVETIADYHQLIKDIPYPIKLALDIGHVWVTGEMEPIEVIKEHAANAGTISIEGMQKGIHVHLPLNQGDMDVVGIVKKLEEMKYPNLVCVELSREGHRAHLAITESMQFLMEIASKQIEV; encoded by the coding sequence ATGGCGTTACGCTATGCATATAATACTAACGGATGTAACAATCACCGGCTTTATGATGCTTTGGATTTAATTGCCGAAGCAGGCTACAGCGGTATTGCCTTAACCCTAGACTGGCATCATTTGGATCCGTTTGCTGATAATTGGGAAATTCAAACGCAAAAATTAAAGAGACGCCTGGACGAATTAGGATTAGGAAGTGTGATTGAAACCGGTGCACGGTTTCTACTAAACCCAAAACAAAAACATGAACCAACGCTGATCAACCCAACTCAAGAGGGAAGAGCTTACCGGGTTCGGTTTTTAAAAAGGGCTGTATACATTGCAAAAATATTAGAAAGTGAAACCGTTTCCTTTTGGGCAGGAGTTTTATCTGATGATGTTAGTAAAGAAGAGGGCTTAAGTTACTTAAAAGAAGGAATTACCGAAGTAGCCAAGTATGCATCAGAACAAGGTGTAGTAATTTCTGTAGAACCAGAACCAGGAATGTTAGTAGAAACCATTGCAGATTATCATCAGCTAATCAAAGACATCCCATACCCTATAAAATTAGCTTTGGATATCGGACATGTTTGGGTGACCGGAGAAATGGAACCTATAGAAGTTATTAAAGAACACGCAGCAAACGCAGGTACCATTAGTATTGAAGGAATGCAAAAAGGAATTCACGTACACCTTCCTTTAAACCAAGGCGATATGGATGTAGTAGGAATTGTAAAAAAATTAGAAGAAATGAAGTACCCAAACCTGGTTTGTGTAGAATTATCCCGTGAAGGTCATCGTGCACATTTGGCTATCACTGAAAGTATGCAGTTTTTAATGGAAATAGCATCTAAACAAATAGAGGTATGA
- a CDS encoding helix-turn-helix domain-containing protein encodes MKIENKNLTSLDQFINEEVGVKGTEARKDFETDYKTFKIGVLIQQAREKQGLTQEQLAELAGTNKSYISKLERNLKDIRFSTLQRIIDKGLGGQLDISIRFE; translated from the coding sequence ATGAAGATAGAGAATAAAAATTTGACCAGTCTTGATCAATTTATAAATGAAGAAGTAGGTGTAAAAGGAACAGAAGCAAGAAAAGATTTTGAAACTGATTATAAAACTTTTAAAATTGGCGTATTAATTCAGCAAGCGAGAGAGAAACAAGGACTTACTCAGGAACAACTGGCAGAACTGGCGGGAACAAATAAATCATATATTTCAAAACTAGAAAGAAATTTAAAAGATATTAGATTTTCTACCTTACAACGTATTATTGATAAAGGTTTAGGCGGTCAGTTAGATATCTCTATACGCTTTGAGTAA
- a CDS encoding glycosyltransferase family 4 protein — protein sequence MRICFVSRRYFPAISGMSIYAQNLTKHLAELGHEVVMISQYREDKEGVYIYGGGPPPVENWMKTYGLRSLGEEVTGQDEPADFERDMKEMIDTALKLHQEEPFDLVHAQYMYPTGLAALEISKQLDIPNVVSIQGGDGHWVGTCCSTHKHAIDAVLQHAMSLIIGCDSFAREVSERHDIPIDRFTIISGAVDLDRFTTVAKDPDRKRNKLLYHGRVDSRKGALDLVYACDILRKRNIDFHLTISGIGPDLDASRELVEKLKMNDQVSFLGRVGYSEVNKVYQDQDIFVSPSYAEGFSNTILEAMATKLPIVATEVVGIQDCLEHNVNALLCQPGNHKALADCIEKLLKDHQLQDRLLERAYTDVMEKYSWKVVVKKVEKEYQRVLTQKVDTNWDQLYEIADEREDADLSCRFRKVPHLL from the coding sequence ATGAGAATATGTTTTGTATCCCGAAGGTATTTTCCGGCTATTTCCGGAATGAGTATTTATGCCCAAAATTTGACAAAACACCTGGCGGAACTGGGACACGAAGTCGTGATGATCAGTCAGTACCGCGAAGATAAAGAGGGGGTTTATATCTACGGGGGCGGACCTCCACCGGTAGAAAACTGGATGAAAACCTATGGCTTACGTTCGCTAGGCGAAGAAGTTACCGGGCAGGACGAACCGGCAGATTTTGAACGGGATATGAAAGAAATGATCGATACTGCGCTTAAACTACATCAAGAAGAACCCTTTGACCTAGTACACGCCCAATATATGTATCCAACGGGCCTGGCAGCCCTAGAAATCAGCAAACAATTAGATATCCCAAATGTAGTTTCGATTCAAGGGGGTGACGGGCATTGGGTAGGTACCTGTTGCAGTACCCATAAGCATGCGATTGATGCGGTATTACAACACGCGATGAGTTTAATTATTGGGTGTGATAGTTTCGCCAGAGAGGTTAGCGAACGTCATGACATTCCGATAGACCGTTTTACCATTATTTCCGGGGCAGTGGATTTGGATCGATTTACTACGGTAGCAAAAGATCCGGATCGTAAACGAAATAAATTGTTATACCATGGTCGAGTTGATAGCCGTAAAGGAGCCTTGGACTTAGTGTACGCCTGTGATATTTTACGAAAGCGAAACATTGATTTTCATCTGACTATTTCCGGTATCGGACCGGATTTGGATGCCTCCCGAGAGTTGGTTGAAAAATTAAAAATGAACGATCAGGTTTCCTTTTTAGGTAGGGTAGGATATAGCGAAGTAAATAAAGTATACCAGGATCAGGATATTTTTGTATCCCCCTCGTATGCCGAAGGATTCTCCAATACAATTCTGGAAGCTATGGCCACCAAACTTCCTATTGTTGCTACGGAGGTAGTAGGTATCCAGGATTGCCTGGAACACAATGTGAATGCACTTCTTTGCCAACCTGGAAATCACAAGGCTCTGGCAGATTGTATCGAGAAATTATTAAAAGATCATCAATTACAGGATCGATTATTAGAAAGAGCTTATACGGATGTGATGGAGAAATATTCCTGGAAGGTGGTGGTCAAGAAAGTCGAAAAAGAGTACCAACGGGTACTAACCCAAAAAGTAGATACGAATTGGGATCAGCTTTACGAAATTGCAGACGAACGTGAAGATGCGGATTTAAGTTGTCGTTTTAGGAAAGTGCCGCATTTGTTGTAG
- a CDS encoding DUF2130 domain-containing protein has translation MNNSTTIQCPNCATQIDVNDILKHQIEEGMRQEFIKEKNLLIQQQREKEVALAKKQQEKEQELQKEQELREATFFKQQQEFEERKKKAYAEFTQKLEDQRKKDREEIELRIKTKLAEDSREQLREMQEELAEKSEKVKDLLKKEAEIERLKREKNEAAEVAKLEAQKELSLQLQEAKEKIKRQEAASHELKIKELQIQLDQQKSLTEEMRRKQEQGSTQLQGEAMELAIEEWLTSQFPLDTINEIKKGVNGADCLQVVNTREQVNCGIIYYESKRTKTFQFSWIDKFKNDLRERNATIGVLVTQATPSDMDRMELREGIWICTYEEFKGLCAVLRQSIVQWSRIKQNQENRGDKMGLLYDFLTSSEFRLQMEGIVEGFTQMQLDLQKEKNAMNRIWKQREKQIDKVINNAIGMHASIKGIAGSAIQSIPALELDEGDDEVLSLDMD, from the coding sequence ATGAATAATAGTACCACGATACAATGCCCGAACTGTGCTACGCAAATTGATGTCAATGACATTCTGAAACATCAGATTGAAGAAGGTATGCGGCAAGAATTTATCAAAGAAAAAAACCTTTTGATTCAGCAACAAAGGGAGAAAGAAGTTGCACTTGCTAAAAAACAGCAGGAAAAAGAACAAGAATTACAAAAAGAACAGGAATTACGGGAAGCTACTTTCTTTAAACAACAACAAGAATTTGAGGAGCGTAAGAAAAAAGCGTACGCAGAATTTACTCAAAAATTAGAAGACCAACGTAAAAAAGATCGAGAAGAGATCGAGCTGCGTATCAAAACAAAATTAGCAGAAGATAGCCGGGAGCAATTAAGGGAAATGCAGGAAGAGTTGGCAGAAAAATCCGAAAAGGTAAAAGATTTATTAAAAAAGGAAGCCGAAATTGAACGTTTAAAAAGAGAAAAAAACGAAGCTGCAGAGGTTGCCAAACTAGAAGCTCAAAAAGAACTAAGCCTACAATTACAAGAAGCAAAAGAAAAGATCAAACGACAGGAAGCAGCAAGCCACGAATTAAAAATAAAGGAACTTCAAATACAATTAGACCAACAAAAAAGCCTGACGGAAGAAATGCGCCGTAAACAAGAACAAGGCTCTACGCAATTACAAGGGGAAGCCATGGAATTAGCTATTGAAGAGTGGCTAACCTCTCAGTTCCCTCTGGATACTATTAACGAAATTAAAAAGGGAGTTAATGGCGCGGATTGTTTACAAGTTGTAAATACTAGAGAACAGGTAAATTGTGGTATCATTTACTATGAAAGTAAACGAACCAAAACCTTTCAATTCAGCTGGATTGACAAGTTTAAAAATGACCTTCGGGAACGTAATGCAACGATTGGGGTTCTGGTTACTCAAGCAACTCCGTCAGATATGGATCGAATGGAACTTAGGGAAGGTATCTGGATTTGTACTTATGAAGAATTTAAAGGTCTATGCGCTGTCCTACGCCAATCTATCGTACAATGGAGTAGAATTAAACAAAATCAGGAAAATCGTGGGGATAAAATGGGGTTATTGTACGATTTTTTAACCAGTAGCGAATTTCGTTTGCAAATGGAAGGGATTGTTGAAGGCTTTACCCAAATGCAATTAGACCTTCAAAAAGAAAAAAACGCGATGAATCGTATCTGGAAACAGCGTGAAAAACAAATCGACAAAGTCATCAACAACGCCATCGGAATGCACGCTTCCATTAAAGGAATTGCCGGAAGTGCCATTCAAAGTATTCCCGCTTTAGAATTAGATGAAGGTGATGATGAGGTCTTATCGTTGGATATGGATTGA